Part of the Rhizobium tropici CIAT 899 genome, TTGAAGATGGCGAGCATGACCAGGAAGGCGAAGGGGAAAGTATAGACGACATGCAGGACGAAGGCGGTGCTCCACCAGTGACGGTCGATGCCGAAGGCGTTGGCGACAAGCGCCATGCCGAGGCCGACAAGCACGCCCGGCACCATCATGCCGAGAACGATCAGATAGAAGGCCACGCCCGAACCGCGGAACTTGCGGCGAAAGGCCTGCGCTGACATGACGCCAAGCACGGTCGAGACGATCATGGTCATCAGCGCCAGAAAGAGTGAGCGGATCAGTGCCTGATCGATCGGCAGGGGCGCGATGCGCGAGGGCGGCGTGAGGCCGAGGAGATGCCGGTACCAATAGGTCGACCATTCGATGATCGGGAATTGCGGCCCACCCTCCGGCCCGGTCTGGAACGACAGGATCGCCAGGACGACGAGCGGTCCATAGAGGAAGATCAGAAAGAAGGTCGTATAGACCCCCAGGCCGAGCTTGATACCGCCAGCATTCATGATCAGAGCTCCTTTCTGAGGTCGACGACCTTGAGCAGGGCGGCGACAACAGCACCCATGATGATCGTCAGCACAACGCCGGCAACGGCGGCGAAGGCCCATTTCAACGAGCCGACCTGGGTGACGATGATGTTGCCGAGCAGATTGACCTTGCGGCCGGACAGGGCGGCGGACGTTGCGAATTCACCCAGAACCATGACGGAAACGAAGATCGCACCGACCACCACGCCGGGCATCGAAAGCGGCAGGATGATCGTGCGGAAGATGCGCCAGAAGCCCGCACCGAGATCCTGGGCCGCCTCGATGACCGAGGCGTCGATGCGACCCATCATGAAGGCGATCGGCCCGACCATGAAGACGCAGTAGATCTGGGTCATACCGATGATGACGGACAGTTCCGAAAACAACAGTACCTCGATCGGCTGCCGAATAACGCCCAGATTCATCAGGATCATGTTGATCGCGCCCTCGGTGCCGAGCATCGGCCGCCAGGCGAGAACTCGGATCAGGAAGGACGTCCAAAACGGGATGACGCAGAGTACCAGCAACACGGTCTGCAGCGTCTTGTTCTTGATGAGAAGGCCGACGAAGAGCGCTGCCGGATAGCCGACGATAAGCGTCGACAGAAGCACAAGCAGCCAGATGCGGATCGTCGTCCAGAGCGCACCGAGATAGGTGGCGCTCGTCAGGAAGGTGATCCAACTCTGCAAGGTCAGCGCCGGTTCGATCTTGAAGGTCGTCTGCGTCCAGAAGGAAACGTAGACCATCATCAGCATCGGCAGGACGAGGAAGGCGACCATCCAGATCATGCCCGGCGCAAGAAGCCAGAGCGTCTTGCTCGATCTCCGGCGCACGGCTGCGCCTTCCTGCACGGCTTCCTCTGATGTCGCGACCATGGTCATCTCTCGCTCTCCTTGGAGGGTCCGGTAGAAGGGTTCGAAGGGCTCACATCAACCGAAAACAAGGGCATCCTCCTTCTTCCAGACGAGCGCATAGCGGTCCTTCTCGACAAAGGCCGGCGGACGGGCATGGCTCAGATGGGATTCGACCTCGAAGATGTGGCCGCCATCGAGCGCAAAGAAGGAATTGACCGCCGCACCGGAATATTCGCTGGCGATGAAATCCGCCTCGATGCGCACTTCGTCATCCGATAGCACCGCATCGCGGGAGCGGATCGAAACGCGGTCGTAGCGGATCGCATAGGCTGGCTGCGGCGCCTTTCGGCGCGAACCATTCAAGGGGAAGCGACCGGCCGGGCCGACGAAAGCATCCGCGACGACATCGCCGGCAAAGAGGTTATAGCAATTGAGAAAACGGGCGACCGAGGCCGTTGCCGGGCTGTTGTAGACGACGTCCGAGGCGGCGGCCTGCGCGATGCGGCCGCGATCGAGCACAAGCACCAGGTCCCCCATCGCCAGGGCCTCGCTCTCGCTGCCCGTAACATGCAGGAAGGTGACGCCGCAGCGTTCGCGGATGATCTTGAGCTCGCTTCGCATGCGGCCGCGCAGATTGGCGTCGAGCGCGCCGAGCGGCTCGTCCAGCAGCACCATCTTCGGCTCCGTCACCAGAGTACGTGCCAAGGCGACGCGTTGGCGCTGACCGCCGGAAATCTGCGTCACCGCGCGGTCGTCAAATCCGCTGAGGCCGACCAGCGACAGCATATCCTGAACCCTTTTTGCCAGGACGCGCGCATCCGTCACCGGATCGACCTTGCGATTGCGCAGGCCGAAGGCGACGTTCTCGGCAACGGAAAGATGCGGAAACAGAGCGAAGTTCTGAAAAACGAAGCCGATGCCGCGATCATGCGGCTCCACGCCGTCAAGCCGTTTGCCGTGGAAGAGGACCGAACCGGCATCAGGTTCCTCGAAGCCGGCAATGACGCGCAGCAGCGTCGTCTTGCCGGAACCACTCGGCCCGAGCAGCGAGATATAGGCATCGTCGGGCAGAGAGAAATCTATCCCGTCCAGTGCAGCTGACGGGCCATAGGACTTGGTGACTTGGCTGAGCTGAAGAACGGTCGACACCGAATTCCCACCAGTTTCAAGGCAAGGACCATCCTTCCGGCAAAGCTCCGCTTTCGTCTGGATCGCATCGATCCGGACGTTCAGACGTCAGCCTGCACTCGCGCATGCTCACATGCGCCTCAAAGAGATGTTCCTTGGCGTTTCAAAGAGTTCCACCTGCGACGCTTCTGACGAGCGTCTTGATGTTCAGAGCATTACATAAATGATTTTTGTATTCAATAGACTTTTCTAGAAAATGTCGAATCCCAAGGTAACAACTGATTGAGGGACGACTGGAAAAAGGCGGCGATATCGACAAGCATCCAGGCCCTATCCATAGAATTGGCAACGAAATGGCTCCAACAGCCGCCATAATGTGGCGCACCGCGGCCGGCATCATTCAGCAAACAGCGCCAATCGCGGCGCTAAGTATCAACCGTCAGCGAAAAGAGATTCGCTGCGTTGGCGAGCCAAAAAACATATTTTGTATTCAATAGTCATTTATTTTTGCGCTATGTTAGAATTACAAAACGCGTAAGAGTGGGGCATCAGAACGACGTGAGTCCATTGCATCAGATGACCGAAAACCATGCGCGCCCGAATGCGCAAAAGCGCTACGAGATCGCCGAGGATGTTCTGCGTGGCAATATCGAGGACAACACGCTGCCGCGCGGCGTGGTGCTCCTCGAAGGGCCGATCGCCGATATCCTGCAGATTTCGCGCGCGCCCGTGCAGAGGGCGCTGCAGACGCTGGAGAGCGAGGGACTGGTACATCGCTTCAACGGACGCGGCTATCTCGTCGGTCCCGCTGGCCAGGGCATCGAGCCGAAGCGCGCCGATATCAAGACCCTCGGCCTGACCATTCCGCGCCACGCCGACGAGGCCTTGCAGAGCCGCGCGTCCTGGGAGCGCATCTACAATACCGTCGAGGCCGATGTCGCCGGCTGCGTCGTCTTTGGCCAGTACCGCATTATCGAGATCGAGCTCGCCGACCATTTCAACGTCAGCCGCACCGTGGTGCGTGACGTGCTGACGCGTCTGCGCGAACGCGGTCTTGTGCGCAAGAACCAGTCGTCCCACTGGATCGCCGGCCCGCTGACGGCGCAGATGATCAAGGATCACTACGGCCTGCGCGGCATGCTGGAGCCGCAGGCGCTGGTCGCTGGGGCCAGCCGCGTCGACCGGGAGCGACTGGATGATCTGTTCCAGCGCCTCTCCGATCTCGAGCGGCACGAACCGGCCGACCACCTTGCGGCGCTGGAAACCATCCATGCCGACTTCATCGAGATTTGCATTCTCGCGACACCGAATGAGCGGCTGAAGGAATCGATCCGCAACAATCTGCTGCCTGTCACGGCGACGGAGCGATTGCTGCGGCGGCTCGGGCTGCCCGGCGATCCCGCCATCATCACGGAGTTGCGCCTGATCGCGGAACTGCTGCTGCGAGGTGCCGTCAAGGCGGCGGCGGCGATGATGGAGAACCATCTCGAAGCCTCGGTCGACCGCACGATCGCACAAATGAAAATCGTCGCCATCATCCCAAGCCCCGGCGTGACGGCCGCCTACTTGACCCGCGTTCTCGAGTGAGACGCAGGCGACCCCTGATCTATTCCATCTGCGCCCGAAATGGGGGATTGAAGAGGCAGCCATCCGCTTGATGCCTTACGCCAGAGCAGCGCGAAGGCGCGCGAGCAATCCTGCCGGTTCGCCCGCGCCGCCAATGCCTGATCCATAGTGACCTCCACGAATTGCGTCGGCATATGCGGCTGCAGTTGGGCGATCAGATCCATGTCGGCCGAGATCACCGTTCCCAGCATGAAATAGCCGCCGCCCGAGACGGCATCGCGATGCAGGATGATCGGCTCTGTTCCGCCCGGCACCTGGATGGAGCCATAGGGATAGCAGCTGTCGACTATATTCGACGGATCCGAGCCTGCGCCGAAGGCGCATCGTCAACTTAACGGAATGTGGAATTGGACATGAGATGACGGGCCATGACAGACCGTGATCCACTCTATCGCCGCCATCGCTTTCCTGGCGAGATAATCGCCCACGCGGTGTGGCTCTATTTCCGTTTTCCTCTCAGTCTGCGGATGGTCGAGGATATGCTGGCGGCGCGTGGGATTATTGTCTCGCACCAGACTGTGCGGCTATGGGCCGAGAAATTCGGACGTGCCTTTGCGAGCGAGATCCGCTGCCGCTCAGCCGGTCGGCTGGGCGGCAAGTGGCACCTCGACGAGGTCGTCGTTTCGATAGGCGGCAAGAAGCACTGGCTCTGGCGAGCCGTCGATGAGGACGGTTTCGTCCTCGACGTTCTGGTTCAAAGTCGTCGCAATACCAAGGCGGCCAAGCGTCTCATGCGCAAGCTGTTGAAGAGCCAGGGGCGCACGCCGCGAGTGATGATCACCGACGAGCTTCGGTCCTACGACGCTGCAAAGCGCGAGATCATGCCAGGTGTCGAGCATCGCTCCCACAGAGGCTTGAACAATCGGGCGGAGAATTCCCACCAGCCAGTCCGGCGACGAGAGCGGGTCATGAAACGCTTCAAGGCTAGGCGACATCTACAGTGCTTCGTCTCCATCCATGATCCGATCGCAAACCTGTTCCACATCCCCCGCCACGACATCCCCTCCAGCCATCATCGAGAACTGCGTTCAGCGGCGATGAACCTGTGGGCGAAAATCACTCGAGCGTGAACCGCAACAGCGCAAGCGGGCTACGACTGCCTTGTACCCGTTAAGTTTACCATGCCCCTCCACAAGACGCAGGCTCAGCGGAAACCGAAAGTAGAACCAGGCCGCGTGGGCGATCATCTGGGGTGGGAAGCGATGACGCTTGTCGCTGACCAGCGAGGTGTTCATCCACATGCGTCTATGCAGCCCATCCTCACAAGCCGTTGCCGTGACATCGCCCCGTCATTCCATATAGGCAGCAAGCTCCTCAGGCGTTCCCCGAGGAAAAGCTTCCTTAAGATAGTCCAGAAATGCAGACACGCGGGCACTGAGCAGCCGCCGCGTCGGGTATAGCGCCCAAAGGGCGGTCTGAAATCCTTCTACCTCACCCCAACTCACCAGCCTGCCAGTGGCCAGATCCGGAATGGCGAGCGATAGGGGTAGACGCGCCGCGCCCACGCCGGCGCGGACGGCATCGCGAACCATGATGAAGGAGGAGACGCTCAGAACCGGCCTTGCCACAAGGCGAAATTTTCCCGCTGAAGTCGTGACCTCCCACGATTCAGCCTGGGCCATCGCTCCACGGCTGACGGCGGGAACAGCATTGCGGCCTGCTGGACGCGGCAGGTCGGGACTTGCCACGACAACAAGCCGATCATGCAGGAAGACGCGGCCGACAAGGCTTTCATCCGGCTCCGGATTCACGCGAATGACCACATCATAGGCTTCCTCGATCATGTCGACGGCCCGGTCTTCCGTCGTGATCTCGAGCTGAACTTCGGGATATTTCCGGACGAATCCTGCTGCAAGCTTTCCCAACGCCGTCTGCGAGAACAGCAAGGGCGCGCTGATCCTCAACCGACCGCGGGGGCTATGTCCACCTGAAGCGATCGCCTTCGCCGTTTCGTCGAGCTCGGTCAGCAGCGCGCCCGTTCGCTCGAAGAGTGCGCGCCCCTCCTCCGTCAGCTTCAGCATCCGTGCACCGCGCTCGAACAGGCGCAGGTCGAGACTTGCCTCCAGCTCGGCCACGCGCCGTGACAAGGTTGCCTTCGGACGACCTGTTGCGCGAGCGGCCCTTCCGAACCCGCCATGACGGGCGACCAGATTGAAATCGGCGAGAGCGAGCAGGTCCATGTGTTTCACCAGTGAGACAGTGAGTCCAAATGTGGCGTCTATCGGGGCCAATTTGGATCATTAAATTGATGACTGTCAACTGAACACCCCAACCGGAGTAACCACAATGACCATTCTCGTTACAGGCGCCACCGGCCGTGTCGGCCACCATGTCGTCGATCAACTCGTCAAGCGCGGCGCAAAGGTCCGCGTGCTGACCCGCGATCCCTCGAAGGCCAATGTCCCGGCCGGCGTCGAAGTTGCCCAAGGCGACCTCCTCGACATCGATGCCCTGCGCAGCGCCTTCGATGGCGTCAGCACGCTGTTCCTTCTGAATGCCGTTACCGGCGATGAGTTCGCCCAGGCGATCATCACGCTCAACATCGCCCGCGAGGAAGGCGTCGAACGGGTCGTCTATCTCTCTGTGTTCGAAGCCGATCGCGCGGTGAACGTGCCGCATTTCGCCGTCAAGTTCGGCGCCGAGCGCATGCTCGTGCAGATGGGCTTCAGCGCCACCATCCTGCGCCCGACCTACTTCATCGACAATGAGCTGATGATCAAGGACGTGATCCTCAATCACGGCGTCTATCCGATGCCGATCGGCAGCAAGGGTGTTGCCATGGTGGACGCCCGCGATATCGCCGAGGTCGCCGCCATCGAGCTGATCCGCCGCGACCAGGCTCCCGGCAAGCTGCCGATCGAGACGATCAATCTGGTCGGACCCGACACGCTGACCGGCCCGGATATGGCCAAGATCTGGTCGGACTTGCTCGGCCGGCCGGTTGTTTACGGCGGCGACGATCCCAGCGGGTTCGAAGAGAACATGGCGAGCTTCATGCCGAAGTGGACCGCTTATGAGATGCGCCTGATGGCGGAACGCTATGTCAGCGACGGCATGATCCCCGAGATCGGCGACATCGAACGGCTGACCACCATCCTCGGCCGCCCGCTGCACAGCTATCGTGACTTCGCAGCGGCGATTGCGAACGCAGCATAGTCCTGGCTGCTCACCTCAACTTCGCCTGGAAATCCGTCGTGATTTATTCAGCTACCACTATGCTGCTGAAGCTCTCCGACGAGATCGCGCTGAAAGCAACGGCCCGGTAAGCCGCACCGACCGCTTTCAAACGATTGTGTAAAGAATGCCCGCCGCCGCGCCAAGATCGAAGCTCTTGGCGCGGCGGCGGCATGAGATCAACTTACCTGGAGATCGCGCGCCGCCTATTGCTGTGCAGGCTCGGCTTTCTGGATCTTGTCCTGGACTTTCTTCACAAGCACAGGATCACTCTTTGCGGCCGTCAGAATTGCGTTATATTCGTTCACCGACATGCCCGGCGAGGTCTGGACGGCCTGCACCATCTGCTTGCTTGCCTCGGTCTGGAGCTGTTGCTTCGCGGTTGGATCCTGCGTTGCGCCGATCTTGGCCGAGTATTCCTGCCTGATCTTGTCCACCTGGAGATAGGCAACCGCAAAGGCCTCTATCTTCTGGTCGCTGACGGGTGCAGCCGCTGCATTGCTGTCGGGCTGCTGCACTTGCGCAGGTGGCTGCTCCTGCGTTGCTTGCTGCGCAAAGGCCTGGTTGCCGAGAACCATCAAGCTCAAGACTGCGGCGGTCAGCGATGCAGCGGGGATATGACGAACAATCATCTCAATTCCTCTTCAGTCGTGCGGGGGAACACCTCTTTGACGGCGTAGAGCTAGGGGTGACATATCGTTTCGATATCACCGCCGGTTAGGTTTCAGGAACGATCCGGCGGCAATGTGGCCGTCAAACGGTTTCTATGGGGTCATAGCGCGGCGACGTGTTGGCGATAGAACGGCAGCTTTATGGCAGCAGTTCCGCTTCGGCGCGGGTTTCTTGCCAAGGTGACAAGCATCGTTACGGGATGTGAAAGCCTGTGAAGTTCACGATGGTGACTGAGCCTTGGCCATCGTTATTGTGTGACCATCTCACCGGCGAGGGCCACGGAATAACGATCGAGCGGCCCGGAACGTACTATTCACCGGGGGATGCAGCTCACCAAAACTTTGAACCGCTCTCTCCTTTCACGCATTTCTAGACGGAAAATCGCTGAGCACTTTTCCTGGAATTGCGCTATCGGTTTAAGCTGCCTTGGCCATCTCGATGATCTTAGCGAGTGCTGACAGCTCCTCCGGCGTCAGATCAGTCAATGGTGGCCGCACCGGGCCGGGATCTTTGCCGAGAACGTGCAAGCCGGCCTTGATGATCGAGACCGCATAGCCTTTCTTCCGATTGCGCAGGGCGACGAAGGGGAAGAAGAAGCCCGTGAGGATTTCGTCCACCGTTGCCTGGTCTGCGCTCCGCAAAGCACTGTAAAAACGCTGAGCCAGCGCAGGGATGAAGTTGAAGACGGCGGAAGAATAGGTCGTCACACCGGCAGCGAAATAGGCCTGGGCATAGACTTCATGGGTTGGCATGCCGCCGACATAGACGAGACGGTCCTTGAGGGTCGTGGTGATCTCGATCACCTTGTCGACATCGCCGACCCCATCTTTGCAGCCGATGAGATTGGGGCACTCGTCGGCAAGCCGCGCGATGCTGTCGGCGCTGAGCACCGCATTGTCCCGATTGTAGATGATGACCCCGATCCCCACGGATTGGCAGACCGCCTTGACGTGGGCGATGAGACCTGCCTGTTCCGAAGACATGAGGTAAGGCGGCAAAAGCAGCACCCCATCGGCTCCAGCCTTTTCGGCCGACTTGGCGATCTCGACGGCGAGCGACGTGCCGTAGCCTGCTCCGGAGATGATTGGCGTATTGCCGGCAGATGCCTTCGCGGCGCGGACAACCTGCGGGATTTCGGCAGGATTGAGGGAGAAGAATTCACCTGTTCCGCCGGCTGCAAAAAGGGCTGCAGCATCATAGCCTGCCAGCCATTCGACATGGCGGCGGTATTTCGCCTCGTCGAATTTGAGATCGCTATCGAAATGGGTGACCGGGAAGGACAGCAGACCGCTGCCAACCGCCTTTTTCAGTTCAATCGGGTCCATCTTGGAATCCTATCGTCGATTGGTATGACAACGGCTCTCAGGCGCCTTCGAGCGACTGAACGAGGGCGGCGATGTAGCCGTAGCAGAAGGCGAAAGCGACGCCGGTCGGGTCCCGGCCACTGATGGTCGGCACATGATCGGGCATCAGCATGTATTGATAGCCGACCTCCTTGTAG contains:
- a CDS encoding IS6 family transposase, yielding MTDRDPLYRRHRFPGEIIAHAVWLYFRFPLSLRMVEDMLAARGIIVSHQTVRLWAEKFGRAFASEIRCRSAGRLGGKWHLDEVVVSIGGKKHWLWRAVDEDGFVLDVLVQSRRNTKAAKRLMRKLLKSQGRTPRVMITDELRSYDAAKREIMPGVEHRSHRGLNNRAENSHQPVRRRERVMKRFKARRHLQCFVSIHDPIANLFHIPRHDIPSSHHRELRSAAMNLWAKITRA
- a CDS encoding ABC transporter permease, with the protein product MTMVATSEEAVQEGAAVRRRSSKTLWLLAPGMIWMVAFLVLPMLMMVYVSFWTQTTFKIEPALTLQSWITFLTSATYLGALWTTIRIWLLVLLSTLIVGYPAALFVGLLIKNKTLQTVLLVLCVIPFWTSFLIRVLAWRPMLGTEGAINMILMNLGVIRQPIEVLLFSELSVIIGMTQIYCVFMVGPIAFMMGRIDASVIEAAQDLGAGFWRIFRTIILPLSMPGVVVGAIFVSVMVLGEFATSAALSGRKVNLLGNIIVTQVGSLKWAFAAVAGVVLTIIMGAVVAALLKVVDLRKEL
- a CDS encoding ABC transporter ATP-binding protein, which produces MSTVLQLSQVTKSYGPSAALDGIDFSLPDDAYISLLGPSGSGKTTLLRVIAGFEEPDAGSVLFHGKRLDGVEPHDRGIGFVFQNFALFPHLSVAENVAFGLRNRKVDPVTDARVLAKRVQDMLSLVGLSGFDDRAVTQISGGQRQRVALARTLVTEPKMVLLDEPLGALDANLRGRMRSELKIIRERCGVTFLHVTGSESEALAMGDLVLVLDRGRIAQAAASDVVYNSPATASVARFLNCYNLFAGDVVADAFVGPAGRFPLNGSRRKAPQPAYAIRYDRVSIRSRDAVLSDDEVRIEADFIASEYSGAAVNSFFALDGGHIFEVESHLSHARPPAFVEKDRYALVWKKEDALVFG
- a CDS encoding SDR family oxidoreductase; the protein is MTILVTGATGRVGHHVVDQLVKRGAKVRVLTRDPSKANVPAGVEVAQGDLLDIDALRSAFDGVSTLFLLNAVTGDEFAQAIITLNIAREEGVERVVYLSVFEADRAVNVPHFAVKFGAERMLVQMGFSATILRPTYFIDNELMIKDVILNHGVYPMPIGSKGVAMVDARDIAEVAAIELIRRDQAPGKLPIETINLVGPDTLTGPDMAKIWSDLLGRPVVYGGDDPSGFEENMASFMPKWTAYEMRLMAERYVSDGMIPEIGDIERLTTILGRPLHSYRDFAAAIANAA
- a CDS encoding DUF4168 domain-containing protein, whose protein sequence is MIVRHIPAASLTAAVLSLMVLGNQAFAQQATQEQPPAQVQQPDSNAAAAPVSDQKIEAFAVAYLQVDKIRQEYSAKIGATQDPTAKQQLQTEASKQMVQAVQTSPGMSVNEYNAILTAAKSDPVLVKKVQDKIQKAEPAQQ
- a CDS encoding LysR family transcriptional regulator yields the protein MDLLALADFNLVARHGGFGRAARATGRPKATLSRRVAELEASLDLRLFERGARMLKLTEEGRALFERTGALLTELDETAKAIASGGHSPRGRLRISAPLLFSQTALGKLAAGFVRKYPEVQLEITTEDRAVDMIEEAYDVVIRVNPEPDESLVGRVFLHDRLVVVASPDLPRPAGRNAVPAVSRGAMAQAESWEVTTSAGKFRLVARPVLSVSSFIMVRDAVRAGVGAARLPLSLAIPDLATGRLVSWGEVEGFQTALWALYPTRRLLSARVSAFLDYLKEAFPRGTPEELAAYME
- the kdgD gene encoding 5-dehydro-4-deoxyglucarate dehydratase, coding for MDPIELKKAVGSGLLSFPVTHFDSDLKFDEAKYRRHVEWLAGYDAAALFAAGGTGEFFSLNPAEIPQVVRAAKASAGNTPIISGAGYGTSLAVEIAKSAEKAGADGVLLLPPYLMSSEQAGLIAHVKAVCQSVGIGVIIYNRDNAVLSADSIARLADECPNLIGCKDGVGDVDKVIEITTTLKDRLVYVGGMPTHEVYAQAYFAAGVTTYSSAVFNFIPALAQRFYSALRSADQATVDEILTGFFFPFVALRNRKKGYAVSIIKAGLHVLGKDPGPVRPPLTDLTPEELSALAKIIEMAKAA
- a CDS encoding ABC transporter permease — protein: MNAGGIKLGLGVYTTFFLIFLYGPLVVLAILSFQTGPEGGPQFPIIEWSTYWYRHLLGLTPPSRIAPLPIDQALIRSLFLALMTMIVSTVLGVMSAQAFRRKFRGSGVAFYLIVLGMMVPGVLVGLGMALVANAFGIDRHWWSTAFVLHVVYTFPFAFLVMLAIFNRFDPSMEEASWSLGVTPARTFRKVTFPLIFPGVLSAMLFAFTLSYDEFSRTLFASGRELTLPLAIYGTFSVEVHPNVFAFGVLTTLFSFALLGTYAILMGLSVRRAKRVRIQEDA
- a CDS encoding GntR family transcriptional regulator; the protein is MTENHARPNAQKRYEIAEDVLRGNIEDNTLPRGVVLLEGPIADILQISRAPVQRALQTLESEGLVHRFNGRGYLVGPAGQGIEPKRADIKTLGLTIPRHADEALQSRASWERIYNTVEADVAGCVVFGQYRIIEIELADHFNVSRTVVRDVLTRLRERGLVRKNQSSHWIAGPLTAQMIKDHYGLRGMLEPQALVAGASRVDRERLDDLFQRLSDLERHEPADHLAALETIHADFIEICILATPNERLKESIRNNLLPVTATERLLRRLGLPGDPAIITELRLIAELLLRGAVKAAAAMMENHLEASVDRTIAQMKIVAIIPSPGVTAAYLTRVLE